In a single window of the bacterium genome:
- a CDS encoding hydrogenase iron-sulfur subunit — MSNEFEPLIIAFCCNWCSYTGADLAGVSRLQYPTNIRIIRVMCSGMVHPNLVVDALTKGADGVLICGCHIGDCHYLEGNKKAESRADAIGLMLEDFGIEPERFRLEWISASEGPKFAQVMQEMTETVKQLGPSPFRTF; from the coding sequence ATGTCAAATGAGTTTGAACCATTAATAATCGCCTTTTGCTGTAATTGGTGTAGTTATACAGGCGCTGATCTTGCCGGTGTGTCCAGGTTGCAATACCCCACCAATATTCGGATTATCCGGGTAATGTGTTCCGGTATGGTCCATCCAAATTTAGTCGTAGATGCCTTAACTAAAGGCGCAGATGGTGTCCTGATCTGTGGCTGTCATATTGGGGATTGCCACTATCTTGAAGGAAACAAAAAAGCAGAATCCAGGGCAGACGCTATTGGTCTGATGCTTGAAGACTTTGGTATAGAACCGGAGCGATTTAGACTTGAGTGGATCTCTGCCTCTGAAGGACCAAAGTTTGCTCAGGTAATGCAGGAAATGACCGAAACGGTAAAACAGTTGGGCCCAAGTCCATTCAGGACATTTTAA